The following coding sequences lie in one Gadus macrocephalus chromosome 1, ASM3116895v1 genomic window:
- the cfap74 gene encoding cilia- and flagella-associated protein 74 — protein sequence MGVPEFLEVQPNDGFGTLLPLETVDLDLIFSARKAREYRFTLTCRSGINRDFPLACRGLGVRPPLELSHHTVRFGATALGDGAVATLHLSHPGSKGPRLFSFSPPQEAEISVVPRDGRLLPGEKCLLQVSFQPRLSDQQIREEAARIAHRAVLLRRQELERSRAEKAPGPQELPAGKNGKNGPRPSAKAATSAKTKVKQSPIPEPEALASPRPEDIQEGSEAYEAGRAALLYSFPGRLRRYVVPCFVSDGDLPADDPQAQAAWSPQNTLFLELHCPAVQPPLVVISNNGQNAIDFQQAALGQKVVHKLTIQNISKESLDLRSSLLDPGGPFLLLNALRRLPPGGRFPLLLAFCPALGKRHCETLEVKCRGMTLEVTLRGEGVEPLLTCCCPGGPAVGAGSGGGPLDFGYVLQKEGAASRVLKLKNRSSVEVCYSVLQASLGPPSTEDRLAVLLQGYPESRPIVGPQNHSGLCVFSVTPAGGAVGAGESQDLTVSFQPDHPSVRYADRLTVELFNKTVVCELDLRGACVSSTMYLHGGDTLGGPPQDYLPQPGPRSPQLPGPSTPVLLTLKADPHADRGPQPAVRELTVGCIRQAQPLKKNGEFHWDGLTALQQRGFSIEPSRGTVEPGHTRVITVSWTPPSGHKPYEVVQESASLTLKGDETEVYQVTMLALASTSDSPEANQERG from the exons ATGGGCGTCCCCGAG ttcctTGAGGTGCAGCCCAACGATGGTTTCGGCACGCTGTTGCCCCTGGAGACGGTGGATCTGGACCTAATCTTCAGTGCGAGGAAGGCCAGGGAGTACAGGTTCACCTTGACCTGTAGGTCCGGAATCAACAG GGATTTCCCTCTGGCGTGCCGCGGCCTTGGGGTCCGGCCCCCCCTGGAGCTGTCCCACCACACGGTGCGCTTCGGGGCCACGGCCCTGGGGGACGGCGCCGTCGCCACGCTGCACCTCAGCCACCCGGGCTCCAAGGGGCCCcggctcttctccttctccccgccCCAGGAGGCTGAGATCAGCGTGGTGCCCAGGGACGGCCGCCTGCTGCCTGGAGAG aAATGCCTGCTCCAGGTGTCGTTCCAGCCCCGCCTGTCAGACCAGCAGATCAGGGAGGAGGCGGCTCGCATCGCCCACCGAGCCGTTCTCCTCCGCAGgcaggagctggagaggagCCGGGCGGAGAAAGCACCGGGGCCCCAG GAGCTCCCAGCAGGTAAGAATGGTAAGAATGGGCCGCGGCCCTCAGCCAAAGCGGCTACCAGTGCTAAGACAAAAGTCAAGCAGAGTCCAATCCCCGAACCCGAAGCCCTTGCATCACCCAGGCCTGAAGACATACAAGAGGG GTCTGAGGCCTACGAGGCCGGCCGGGCGGCGCTGCTCTACTCCTTCCCCGGCCGCCTGCGACGCTACGTGGTCCCGTGCTTCGTGTCGGACGGAGACCTCCCCGCGGACGACCCCCAGGCCCAGGCGGCGTGGAG TCCCCAGAATACGCTTTTCTTGGAGCTGCATTGTCCTGCTGTACAGCCCCCTCTAGTGGTCATTTCAAACAACGGCCAGAACGCAATCGACTTCCAGCAAGCGGCCTTGG GACAAAAGGTTGTCCATAAGCTGACTATTCAGAACATCTCCAAGGAGTCTTTGGAT CTGAGGTCCTCCCTGCTGGACCCCGGgggccccttcctcctcctcaacgcTCTGAGACGCCTCCCACCCGGAGGGAGGTTCCCGCTGCTGCTGGCCTTCTGCCCCGCCCTGGGCAAGAGG CACTGTGAGACCCTGGAGGTGAAGTGCCGGGGCATGACCCTGGAGGTGACGCTgcgtggggagggggtggagcctCTGCTCACCTGCTGCTGCCCTGGCGGCCCCGCGGTCGGAGCCGGATCCGGCGGTGGACCGCTGGACTTTGGCTACGTGCTGCAGAAGGAGGGCGCCGCCTCGCGGGTCCTGAAG ctGAAGAACCGTTCGTCCGTGGAGGTGTGCTACAGCGTCCTGCAGGCCAGCCTAGGGCCCCCTAGCACAGAGGACCGCCTGGCTGTCCTTCTCCAGGGGTACCCCGAATCCCGGCCCATCGTGG GCCCCCAGAACCACAGTGGGCtatgtgtgttcagtgtgacgccagcagggggtgctgtcGGTGCGGGGGAGAGCCAGGACCTGACCGTCAGCTTCCAGCCGGACCACCCGTCCGTCCGCTACGCAGACAGACTGACGGTGGAGCTTTTCAACAAG ACTGTAGTGTGTGAGCTGGACCTGAGGGGGGCCTGCGTCTCCAGCACCATGTACCTCCACGGAGGAGACACTCTGGGCGGACCACCCCAAGACTACCTTCCACAGCCAGGACCCAGGAGTCCCCAACTCCCAG GTCCCAGCACCCCAGTCCTGCTGACCCTGAAGGCAGACCCCCACGCCGACCGGGGGCCCCAGCCCGCCGTCAGGGAGCTCACGGTGGGCTGCATCCGCCAGGCCCAGCCCCTGAAGAAG AACGGAGAGTTCCACTGGGACGGTCTCACGGCCCTCCAGCAGAGAGGCTTCAGCATCGAACCCAGCAGGGGGACAGTGGAACCGGGCCACACACGGGTCATCACCGTCTCATGGACTCCCCCTAGTGGACACAAG cctTACGAAGTGGTGCAGGAGAGTGCGTCTCTCACGCTGAAGGGAGATGAGACAGAGGTGTATCAGGTCACCATGCTGGCCTTGGCATCCACATCAGACTCCCCAGAAGCCAATCAGGAGAGGGGTTAA